Proteins from a genomic interval of Stenotrophomonas maltophilia:
- the def gene encoding peptide deformylase, with the protein MALLPILEFPDPRLRTKAALIEAAEVTSPAFQELIDNMFLTMYDAPGIGLAATQVDVHKRFMVIDVSEEKNEPHVFINPEIVAKDGGRVYQEGCLSVPGIFADVTRADTITVKYLDRSGQEQQMEAGEVLATCIQHEMDHLDGKLFIDYLSPLKREMVRKKLAKQRKHVA; encoded by the coding sequence ATGGCCCTTCTCCCCATTCTCGAGTTCCCCGATCCGCGCCTGCGTACCAAGGCCGCGTTGATCGAAGCCGCCGAAGTCACCTCGCCGGCCTTCCAGGAACTGATCGACAACATGTTCCTGACCATGTACGACGCCCCGGGCATCGGCCTGGCCGCCACCCAGGTGGACGTGCACAAGCGCTTCATGGTCATCGACGTCAGCGAAGAAAAGAATGAACCGCACGTGTTCATCAATCCGGAAATCGTCGCCAAGGACGGGGGCCGGGTGTACCAGGAAGGCTGCCTGTCGGTTCCGGGCATCTTCGCCGACGTCACCCGTGCCGACACCATCACCGTGAAGTACCTGGACCGCAGCGGCCAGGAACAGCAGATGGAAGCCGGCGAAGTGCTGGCCACCTGCATCCAGCACGAGATGGATCACCTGGACGGCAAGCTGTTCATCGACTATCTGTCGCCACTCAAGCGCGAGATGGTGCGCAAGAAGCTGGCCAAGCAGCGCAAGCACGTGGCGTGA
- the dprA gene encoding DNA-processing protein DprA produces the protein MTRQVDEALLRLVMAGGALAPRRALLQAAGNAEIAIAQGAANWRAHGCTPEQCAALERPDARAWTVARHWLEGDDHHLLSFADTAFPPPLRDVPNPPLALFVAGDPSLAWRPSVALVGSRSPTPGGRALAARFASCFVEAGLAVTSGLAAGIDAAAHLATLEAGGCTVAVIGTGPDRAYPDSHQRLQGRIAAEGAVLSEYLPGTPARPGHFPARNRLVAGLALATVVVEAAQRSGALITARLAAEAGREVCALPGSVLNPRAAGCHRLIREGAALVERPEEVLELLAPALRQQLPGLQSRLGTPTEQAPPALLPARWADDPDYQCLWRALDHNPSSMDSLITRCGLTAPQVSSMLLAMELAGIVVCVHGRYCRTP, from the coding sequence ATGACCAGACAGGTGGATGAGGCGCTGCTGCGCCTGGTGATGGCAGGCGGCGCGCTGGCGCCACGGCGGGCCCTGCTGCAGGCCGCGGGCAACGCGGAGATTGCGATCGCGCAGGGGGCTGCGAACTGGCGCGCGCACGGTTGCACGCCAGAACAGTGCGCTGCACTGGAACGCCCCGACGCCCGCGCCTGGACCGTGGCACGGCACTGGCTGGAAGGCGACGACCACCATCTGCTGTCCTTCGCCGACACGGCCTTTCCACCGCCCCTGCGGGACGTCCCGAACCCGCCGCTGGCGCTGTTCGTGGCGGGCGATCCCAGCCTGGCCTGGCGCCCTTCGGTGGCACTGGTCGGCAGCCGCTCGCCAACCCCGGGAGGACGCGCGCTGGCCGCACGCTTTGCGAGCTGCTTCGTCGAGGCCGGACTGGCCGTAACCAGTGGCCTGGCGGCCGGCATCGACGCGGCCGCCCACCTGGCCACATTGGAGGCTGGCGGCTGCACAGTGGCGGTGATCGGGACCGGCCCTGACCGGGCCTATCCGGACAGCCACCAACGGTTGCAGGGGCGGATCGCCGCCGAGGGCGCGGTGCTCAGCGAGTACCTGCCGGGAACACCGGCACGCCCGGGCCACTTCCCTGCGCGCAACCGGCTGGTGGCCGGGCTGGCGCTGGCGACGGTGGTGGTCGAGGCCGCGCAGCGCTCCGGCGCCCTGATCACTGCGCGCCTGGCTGCCGAGGCGGGCCGCGAAGTCTGTGCCCTGCCCGGCTCGGTACTCAACCCACGCGCAGCGGGCTGCCACCGGCTGATCCGTGAAGGAGCCGCACTGGTCGAGCGCCCCGAGGAAGTGCTGGAACTGCTGGCCCCTGCCCTTCGCCAACAGCTGCCGGGCTTGCAATCACGGCTGGGCACCCCCACTGAACAGGCACCGCCGGCGCTCCTGCCGGCGCGCTGGGCCGACGACCCTGACTACCAGTGCTTGTGGCGGGCCCTGGACCACAACCCAAGCAGTATGGATTCACTGATCACGCGCTGTGGATTGACGGCGCCCCAGGTGTCCTCCATGCTGCTGGCCATGGAACTGGCGGGAATCGTGGTGTGCGTACACGGCCGCTACTGTCGAACTCCCTAG
- a CDS encoding DUF4124 domain-containing protein, producing the protein MNLLRTALGLCLLLPSTAPAAEDVRVYRCVASNGAVTLQDTPCNSGRQEVRDLQRPRDPAPRVVRSDATPAPPDHAPVMRDREVRHVYIQPPQPLYECVRDDGQRYTSDSNEGNPRWVPLWTSVWLPHGHRGPAYPGPRPAIGTPIGSPVNEGAGYRPPAVGVGVQVPAGSVLVRDSCHALPPQEVCARLRDRRWELDRRYNSALQSERTAISNEQRGIDARLSRDCQR; encoded by the coding sequence ATGAACCTGCTGCGCACCGCCTTGGGCCTGTGCCTGCTGCTGCCATCGACGGCACCGGCGGCCGAAGATGTGCGGGTCTACCGCTGCGTCGCCAGCAACGGCGCGGTGACCCTGCAGGACACACCCTGCAACAGCGGTCGCCAGGAAGTCCGCGACCTGCAACGCCCGCGCGATCCAGCGCCGCGGGTGGTACGCAGCGATGCGACGCCCGCGCCACCGGACCACGCTCCGGTGATGCGTGACCGCGAGGTCCGCCACGTCTACATCCAACCGCCGCAGCCGCTGTACGAATGCGTGCGCGACGACGGCCAGCGCTATACCAGCGACAGCAACGAGGGCAATCCGCGTTGGGTGCCGTTGTGGACCAGTGTCTGGCTGCCACACGGGCATCGGGGCCCGGCCTACCCGGGTCCGCGCCCGGCCATCGGCACACCGATCGGTTCGCCCGTGAACGAGGGTGCAGGTTACCGGCCGCCCGCAGTCGGCGTAGGCGTGCAGGTCCCGGCCGGCAGCGTGCTGGTGCGCGACAGCTGCCACGCGCTGCCACCACAGGAGGTCTGCGCGCGCCTGCGCGACCGCCGCTGGGAACTGGACCGTCGCTACAACAGCGCACTGCAGAGCGAGCGCACCGCCATCAGCAACGAACAGCGTGGCATCGACGCGCGCCTGTCACGCGACTGCCAGCGCTGA
- a CDS encoding DNA topoisomerase I — protein MPKHLLIVESPAKAKTINKYLGKDYTVLASYGHVRDLIPKEGAVDPDNGFAMHYDVIDKNEKHVDAIAKAAKGADDILLATDPDREGEAISWHIAEILKERGLVKDKPMQRVVFTEITPRAIKEAISQPRAIASDLVDAQQARRALDYLVGFNLSPVLWRKVQRGLSAGRVQSPALRMIVEREEEIEAFIAREYWSIAAECAHPSQHFNAKLIKLDGQKFEQFTITDGDTAEAARLRIQQAAQGSLHVTDVASKERKRRPAPPFTTSTLQQEASRKLGFTTRKTMQVAQKLYEGVAIGDEGTVGLISYMRTDSVNLSQDALAEIRDVIARDYGIASLPDQPNTYQTKSKNAQEAHEAVRPTSALRTPAQVARFLTDDERRLYELIWKRAVACQMIPATLNTVSVDLSAGSEHVFRASGTTVVVPGFLAVYEEGKDNKSAEDEDEGRKLPAMKPGDRVPLERIQAEQHFTQPPPRYTEAALVKALEEYGIGRPSTYASIIQTLLFRKYVEMEGRSFRPSDVGRAVSKFLSSHFTRYVDYDFTAKLEDELDAVSRGEEEWIPLMSRFWEPFKELVEDKKESVDRAEASGARELGTDPKTGKPVSVRLGRFGPYAAIGSTAEDAEEKPKFASLRPGQSMHTISLEDALELFLMPRALGEDNGEPVSVGIGRFGPFAKRGSTYASLKKEDDPYTIDLARAVFLIEEKEEIARNRIIKEFDGSDIQVLNGRFGPYISDGKMNGKIPKDREPASLTLAEVQQLMEETGKPVRKGFGAKKAAAKKAPAKKAAVKKEAAPKKAAAKKAPAKKAAKKAVKKAAKKVVKKAAAKK, from the coding sequence ATGCCCAAGCACCTGCTCATCGTCGAATCGCCGGCCAAGGCCAAGACGATCAACAAATACCTCGGCAAGGATTACACCGTCCTGGCCTCGTATGGGCATGTGCGTGACCTGATTCCGAAGGAAGGCGCGGTCGACCCGGACAACGGGTTCGCCATGCACTACGACGTGATCGACAAGAACGAGAAGCACGTCGATGCGATCGCCAAGGCCGCCAAGGGCGCCGACGACATCCTGCTGGCGACCGACCCGGATCGCGAGGGTGAGGCGATCAGCTGGCATATCGCCGAGATCCTGAAGGAACGCGGGCTGGTCAAGGACAAGCCGATGCAGCGCGTGGTGTTCACCGAGATCACCCCGCGCGCCATCAAGGAAGCCATCAGCCAGCCGCGCGCGATCGCCAGCGACCTGGTTGATGCCCAGCAGGCGCGCCGCGCGCTGGACTACCTGGTCGGCTTCAACCTGTCACCGGTGCTGTGGCGCAAGGTCCAGCGCGGCCTGTCCGCCGGCCGCGTGCAGAGCCCGGCGCTGCGCATGATCGTCGAGCGCGAGGAAGAGATCGAAGCCTTCATCGCCCGCGAATACTGGTCGATCGCCGCCGAGTGCGCGCACCCGTCGCAGCACTTCAACGCCAAGCTGATCAAGCTGGATGGGCAGAAGTTCGAGCAGTTCACCATCACCGATGGCGACACCGCTGAAGCGGCGCGCCTGCGCATCCAGCAGGCCGCGCAGGGTTCGCTGCACGTCACCGACGTGGCCAGCAAGGAACGCAAGCGCCGCCCGGCGCCGCCGTTCACCACCTCCACCCTGCAGCAGGAAGCCTCGCGCAAGCTGGGCTTCACCACTCGCAAGACCATGCAGGTCGCGCAGAAGCTGTATGAAGGCGTGGCGATTGGCGACGAAGGCACCGTCGGCCTGATCTCGTACATGCGTACCGACTCGGTGAACCTGTCGCAGGATGCGCTGGCCGAGATCCGCGATGTGATCGCCCGTGATTACGGCATCGCCTCGCTGCCGGACCAGCCCAACACCTACCAGACCAAGTCGAAGAACGCCCAGGAAGCGCACGAAGCGGTGCGCCCGACCTCGGCCCTGCGCACTCCGGCCCAGGTCGCACGCTTCCTCACCGACGACGAGCGCCGCCTGTACGAACTGATCTGGAAGCGTGCAGTGGCCTGCCAGATGATTCCGGCTACGCTCAACACGGTCAGCGTCGACCTGTCGGCCGGCAGCGAACACGTGTTCCGTGCCAGCGGCACCACCGTGGTCGTGCCCGGCTTCCTGGCCGTGTACGAGGAAGGCAAGGACAACAAGAGCGCCGAGGACGAGGACGAAGGCCGCAAGCTGCCGGCGATGAAGCCTGGCGACCGCGTGCCGCTGGAACGCATCCAGGCCGAACAGCATTTCACCCAGCCGCCGCCGCGCTACACCGAAGCGGCACTGGTGAAGGCCCTGGAAGAGTACGGCATCGGCCGTCCCTCGACCTACGCCTCGATCATCCAGACCCTGTTGTTCCGCAAGTACGTGGAAATGGAAGGTCGCAGCTTCCGCCCGTCCGACGTCGGCCGTGCGGTGTCCAAGTTCCTGTCCAGCCACTTCACCCGGTACGTGGATTACGACTTCACCGCCAAGCTTGAAGACGAGCTCGATGCCGTCTCGCGTGGCGAAGAAGAGTGGATCCCGCTGATGTCGCGCTTCTGGGAACCGTTCAAGGAACTGGTCGAAGACAAGAAGGAATCGGTCGATCGTGCCGAGGCCAGTGGCGCGCGCGAGCTGGGCACTGACCCCAAGACCGGCAAGCCGGTCAGCGTGCGGCTGGGCCGCTTCGGGCCGTATGCCGCCATCGGCAGCACCGCCGAGGATGCCGAGGAGAAGCCGAAGTTCGCTTCGCTGCGCCCCGGCCAGTCGATGCACACCATCTCCCTGGAAGACGCGCTGGAGCTGTTCCTGATGCCGCGCGCACTGGGTGAGGACAATGGCGAGCCGGTCAGCGTCGGCATCGGCCGCTTCGGCCCGTTCGCCAAGCGCGGCAGTACCTATGCTTCGCTGAAGAAGGAAGACGACCCGTACACCATCGACCTGGCCCGCGCCGTGTTCCTGATCGAAGAGAAGGAAGAGATCGCGCGCAACCGGATCATCAAGGAGTTCGACGGCAGCGATATCCAGGTGTTGAACGGCCGCTTCGGCCCGTACATCAGCGACGGCAAGATGAACGGCAAGATCCCCAAGGATCGCGAGCCGGCATCGCTGACCCTGGCTGAAGTGCAGCAGCTGATGGAAGAAACCGGCAAGCCGGTACGAAAAGGCTTCGGCGCCAAGAAGGCTGCTGCGAAGAAGGCTCCGGCCAAGAAGGCGGCAGTGAAGAAGGAAGCCGCGCCGAAGAAGGCAGCGGCCAAGAAGGCGCCAGCGAAGAAGGCCGCCAAGAAGGCGGTGAAGAAAGCGGCGAAGAAAGTAGTGAAGAAGGCCGCAGCCAAGAAGTAG
- a CDS encoding DUF494 family protein, protein MKESILDVLLYLFEHYFSEDADLIRDRDSLQNGLIQAGFSPTEINKAFDWLDALAAQRPSVAQARVDGPVRVYHGPELDKLDVECRGFLLYLEQHGILDADQRELVLDRAMALDQDELDLDDLKWVVLMVLFNQPGSEAAYAWMETQMFMDEPEPLH, encoded by the coding sequence ATGAAAGAGAGCATCCTGGACGTACTGCTGTACCTGTTTGAACACTATTTCAGCGAAGACGCGGACCTGATCCGTGACCGCGATTCGCTCCAGAACGGCCTGATCCAGGCCGGTTTCAGCCCAACCGAGATCAACAAGGCGTTCGACTGGCTCGACGCCCTGGCCGCGCAGCGGCCGAGCGTGGCCCAGGCACGGGTCGATGGCCCCGTGCGCGTCTACCACGGCCCCGAGCTGGACAAACTGGACGTGGAATGCCGCGGCTTCCTGCTGTACCTGGAACAGCACGGCATCCTCGACGCCGACCAGCGCGAACTGGTGCTGGACCGGGCGATGGCCCTGGACCAGGACGAACTGGACCTGGACGACCTGAAATGGGTCGTGCTGATGGTGCTGTTCAACCAGCCTGGGTCCGAAGCAGCCTATGCCTGGATGGAGACGCAGATGTTCATGGACGAGCCAGAACCCCTGCACTGA
- a CDS encoding pilin: protein MSEWFHAEGNRQQGPLPAEQLVELFRNNQITLDTLVWRDGLPQWQPLRTVVDELGLIVPALDAAAPPVEPEPEPEPVAPPPPQPPVLPASTPYATSASATILPAPKKKLSGCALTAIIGGGLLLVLVPILAILAAIALPAYKDYTVRSKVAGAVAALQPLKDQVQHFADDEGRCPGANDAGFPAPGDFAHAGLSAVNIGRFNNGHCGIEATLAVPGKGIDGDLLWLEYDRDSGRWECSGESDDKYLPQSCRG, encoded by the coding sequence GTGAGCGAGTGGTTCCATGCAGAAGGCAACCGGCAGCAAGGTCCGCTGCCGGCGGAACAGTTGGTCGAGTTGTTCCGCAACAACCAGATCACCCTGGACACCCTGGTCTGGCGCGACGGCCTGCCGCAATGGCAGCCGTTGCGCACCGTCGTGGACGAACTCGGCCTGATCGTGCCGGCGCTGGACGCCGCCGCACCGCCGGTCGAACCCGAGCCTGAACCGGAACCTGTCGCACCGCCTCCGCCGCAGCCGCCGGTACTGCCGGCGTCCACGCCCTACGCCACCAGTGCATCGGCCACCATCCTGCCTGCACCGAAAAAGAAACTGTCCGGCTGTGCGCTGACCGCCATCATCGGTGGTGGCCTGCTGCTGGTGCTGGTGCCGATCCTGGCCATCCTTGCCGCGATCGCGCTGCCGGCCTACAAGGATTACACCGTGCGCAGCAAAGTCGCCGGCGCCGTGGCCGCGCTGCAGCCGCTGAAAGACCAGGTGCAGCATTTCGCCGATGACGAAGGCCGCTGCCCGGGCGCCAATGACGCCGGCTTCCCGGCCCCGGGCGACTTCGCCCACGCGGGCCTGTCAGCCGTGAACATCGGCCGCTTCAACAACGGCCACTGCGGCATCGAAGCAACACTGGCGGTACCCGGCAAGGGCATCGACGGCGACCTGCTGTGGCTGGAATACGACCGTGACAGTGGCCGCTGGGAATGCAGCGGCGAAAGCGACGACAAGTACCTGCCGCAGTCGTGCCGCGGCTGA
- a CDS encoding LysM peptidoglycan-binding domain-containing protein, with protein MLLRFRTVVAAAMLTVAAYATAVEVNGGHPDTYVVRKGDTLWDIAARFLQKPWLWPEIWQANPQIANPHLIYPGDVLSLAYLDRVTMAAQPGPRQEAPIDAIPLAQVEPFLKQLSVVDSIEQLPYVAGLEEERLRATSGHAVYVRLADAQVGQRWAVVRPTVRYAQPKPTEDLTANGDVTPGSGNLWRAYSAPNHRRGVLGYELSQVATGTITHVAGGKVEASTLVLDKNEGGREVRAGDRLVPIEAKPYDLQFVPHVPAAGVEGVDVRVLAVTDMFTAGGPRDVIAISAGRTQGVDNGTVFSLWRPGRHVAHRMKYPNSSRSDDSLSTGAGRVSLPDEYAAHAMVFRTFDNVSYALVMQGVKPVRVGYNALHPDAK; from the coding sequence ATGTTGCTTCGTTTTCGTACGGTCGTCGCCGCGGCGATGCTGACCGTGGCTGCCTATGCTACCGCCGTGGAAGTGAATGGCGGGCACCCGGACACCTATGTGGTCCGAAAAGGGGATACGTTGTGGGATATCGCCGCACGTTTCCTGCAGAAGCCGTGGCTGTGGCCGGAGATCTGGCAGGCCAATCCGCAGATCGCCAACCCGCACCTGATCTATCCCGGTGACGTCCTGAGCCTGGCCTATCTGGACCGGGTGACCATGGCAGCCCAGCCCGGCCCGCGCCAGGAGGCCCCGATCGACGCCATTCCGCTGGCCCAGGTCGAGCCGTTCCTGAAGCAGCTGAGCGTGGTCGACAGCATCGAGCAGCTGCCCTACGTGGCCGGCCTGGAAGAAGAACGCCTGCGTGCCACCAGCGGCCACGCCGTCTATGTGCGCCTGGCCGACGCCCAGGTGGGCCAGCGCTGGGCGGTCGTCCGCCCGACCGTTCGCTACGCCCAGCCCAAGCCAACCGAGGATCTGACCGCCAACGGCGACGTCACCCCGGGCAGCGGCAACCTGTGGCGCGCCTACAGCGCACCGAACCACCGCCGCGGCGTGCTCGGCTATGAGCTGTCCCAGGTCGCCACCGGCACCATCACCCATGTCGCCGGCGGCAAGGTCGAGGCGTCCACCCTGGTATTGGACAAGAACGAGGGTGGCCGCGAGGTGCGTGCCGGCGACCGCCTGGTGCCGATCGAGGCCAAGCCGTACGACCTGCAGTTCGTGCCCCATGTCCCCGCCGCCGGTGTCGAGGGCGTCGACGTACGCGTGCTGGCCGTCACCGACATGTTCACCGCCGGCGGCCCCCGCGACGTGATCGCGATTTCGGCTGGTCGCACGCAGGGCGTGGACAATGGAACCGTGTTCTCGCTGTGGCGCCCGGGCCGCCATGTGGCGCACCGCATGAAGTACCCGAACTCGTCGCGCTCGGACGATTCGCTCAGCACCGGCGCCGGCCGGGTCTCGCTGCCGGACGAGTACGCGGCGCATGCCATGGTGTTCCGCACCTTCGACAATGTCAGCTACGCGCTGGTGATGCAGGGCGTCAAGCCGGTACGCGTGGGGTACAACGCCCTGCACCCGGATGCGAAGTAG
- a CDS encoding Sua5/YciO/YrdC/YwlC family protein codes for MKPHAGPVAAMKELTLDSAVATLRAGGVIAYPTEAVWGLGCDPSHEAAVHMVLRLKQRPIEKGMILVAAELPQLEGWVRLQALPDARQRAVLASWPGANTWILPAGPRAQPWVTGEHSGIAVRISAHPLVAELCRAWGGPLVSTSANLAGEPPARRREELDPRLLRLLDGILDGQTGGLAQPTPIRDALSGNVLRS; via the coding sequence ATGAAGCCCCACGCCGGGCCGGTCGCCGCCATGAAAGAACTCACCCTGGACTCTGCTGTCGCCACGCTCCGCGCGGGCGGCGTGATCGCCTACCCGACCGAAGCGGTCTGGGGCCTGGGCTGTGACCCTTCGCATGAGGCGGCAGTGCACATGGTGCTGCGGTTGAAACAGCGGCCGATCGAGAAGGGCATGATCCTCGTTGCCGCCGAGCTGCCTCAGCTGGAAGGCTGGGTGCGCCTGCAGGCGCTGCCGGACGCACGCCAACGCGCGGTGCTGGCCAGCTGGCCCGGCGCCAACACCTGGATCCTGCCCGCCGGACCCCGTGCCCAGCCGTGGGTCACCGGGGAGCACAGCGGCATCGCCGTGCGCATCAGCGCCCACCCGCTGGTGGCCGAACTCTGCCGTGCCTGGGGAGGCCCGCTGGTCTCCACCAGCGCCAACCTGGCAGGCGAGCCGCCGGCGCGCCGCCGCGAAGAACTGGATCCACGCCTGCTGCGCCTGCTCGACGGCATCCTGGATGGCCAAACCGGCGGCCTGGCCCAGCCCACCCCGATCCGCGACGCGCTGAGCGGCAACGTGCTGCGCTCCTGA
- a CDS encoding RDD family protein, whose product MTDEWYYAEGQQRQGPLPVQEIRQRFQRGQLNLDTLVWREGMDQWAALRQVVDELGLQTLADASTTAGSGGFDLRNDYAAIDNGTAPLPGTGALSSSPYSAPAALGAGAHAQPVVGGEVVYAGFWKRVAAYVIDYFVLVIPGSIIGVILGVILGAGMGAVGSDESAIEIVAQLASALINFAIGMAYYTWFHASKGGATLGKMAVGIKVVRGNGERLTKARAFGRYWAMLLSSFTLGIGFLMAAFTERKQGLHDMICDTLVVDRWAYTDQPHLQRRELGTVTVLVLVLTGLLSLVGLALLVFAVGFIAKMAS is encoded by the coding sequence ATGACTGATGAGTGGTATTACGCCGAGGGACAGCAGCGCCAGGGCCCGCTGCCGGTGCAGGAGATCCGCCAGCGCTTCCAGCGCGGCCAGTTGAACCTGGACACCCTGGTCTGGCGCGAAGGCATGGACCAGTGGGCGGCGCTGCGCCAGGTGGTCGACGAGCTCGGGCTGCAGACCCTGGCCGATGCAAGTACCACCGCAGGCAGTGGCGGTTTCGATCTGCGCAACGACTATGCGGCCATCGACAACGGTACCGCGCCGCTGCCCGGCACCGGTGCCCTCAGCAGCTCGCCCTACAGCGCCCCGGCAGCGCTCGGTGCCGGCGCCCATGCGCAGCCGGTGGTCGGCGGCGAAGTCGTCTATGCGGGCTTCTGGAAGCGCGTGGCAGCCTACGTGATCGACTACTTCGTGCTGGTCATCCCCGGCAGCATCATCGGCGTCATCCTCGGCGTGATCCTCGGCGCCGGCATGGGTGCGGTGGGCAGTGACGAGTCGGCCATCGAGATCGTGGCGCAGCTGGCCAGTGCACTGATCAACTTCGCCATCGGCATGGCGTACTACACCTGGTTCCATGCCTCGAAGGGCGGCGCCACGCTGGGCAAGATGGCGGTCGGCATCAAGGTCGTGCGCGGCAACGGCGAGCGCCTGACCAAGGCCCGCGCGTTCGGTCGTTACTGGGCCATGCTGCTGAGCAGCTTCACCCTCGGCATCGGTTTCCTGATGGCGGCCTTCACCGAGCGCAAGCAGGGCCTGCATGACATGATCTGCGACACCCTGGTGGTCGACCGCTGGGCCTACACCGACCAGCCCCACCTGCAGCGCCGCGAGCTGGGCACCGTGACCGTGCTGGTGCTGGTGTTGACCGGCCTGCTGTCGCTGGTGGGCCTGGCGCTGCTGGTGTTCGCGGTCGGCTTCATCGCCAAGATGGCCTCCTGA
- the fmt gene encoding methionyl-tRNA formyltransferase, translating into MRIVFAGTPEFAVSSLRAAARHHEVVAVYTQPDRPAGRGRGLAPSPVKLEAVARGIPVYQPESLKDAAAQQQLRDLQPDLMVVVAYGLILPKAVLAIPTHGCWNVHASLLPRWRGAAPIQRAIQAGDAKTGVCLMQMEAGLDTGPVLLHQELPIAATDTGGQLHDKLAELGAQVLSDGLGLLRAGIKPIARPQPEQGVTYAHKLDKAEARLDWAQGAGALARTVRAFNPWPIAEATLAGERVRIHGAVALEADHGQAPGTVLAAGRDGIDIACGQGTLRLRVLQREGGKAITAADYLNARRDLRVGA; encoded by the coding sequence ATGAGGATTGTCTTTGCCGGTACGCCGGAATTCGCGGTGTCGTCGCTGCGCGCGGCTGCGCGTCATCATGAGGTCGTGGCGGTCTATACCCAGCCTGATCGCCCGGCCGGCCGTGGCCGTGGCCTGGCGCCTTCGCCGGTCAAGCTCGAAGCCGTGGCCCGTGGCATTCCGGTCTACCAGCCGGAGTCGCTGAAGGACGCGGCCGCCCAGCAGCAGCTGCGTGACCTGCAGCCGGACCTGATGGTGGTGGTGGCCTATGGCCTGATCCTGCCCAAGGCAGTGCTGGCCATCCCGACCCATGGTTGCTGGAACGTGCATGCCTCGCTGCTGCCGCGCTGGCGCGGCGCCGCGCCGATCCAGCGTGCGATCCAGGCCGGTGACGCGAAGACCGGGGTGTGCCTGATGCAGATGGAAGCTGGCCTGGATACCGGCCCGGTGCTGCTGCACCAGGAACTGCCGATCGCCGCCACCGATACCGGCGGCCAGCTGCACGACAAGCTGGCCGAGCTGGGCGCACAGGTGCTGTCCGACGGCCTGGGCCTGCTGCGCGCAGGCATCAAGCCGATCGCGCGGCCGCAGCCGGAACAGGGCGTGACCTACGCGCACAAGCTGGACAAGGCCGAAGCCAGACTGGACTGGGCGCAGGGCGCCGGTGCGCTGGCGCGTACCGTGCGCGCGTTCAATCCGTGGCCGATCGCCGAGGCGACGCTGGCCGGTGAACGGGTGCGCATCCATGGCGCGGTGGCGCTGGAGGCGGACCACGGCCAGGCACCGGGCACCGTGCTGGCCGCCGGCCGCGACGGCATCGACATTGCCTGTGGCCAGGGCACGCTGCGCCTGCGCGTGCTGCAGCGTGAAGGCGGCAAGGCGATCACCGCTGCCGACTACCTCAACGCTCGCCGCGATCTGCGCGTGGGGGCATAA